The following are encoded in a window of Mangifera indica cultivar Alphonso unplaced genomic scaffold, CATAS_Mindica_2.1 Un_0008, whole genome shotgun sequence genomic DNA:
- the LOC123205535 gene encoding 14-3-3-like protein B yields MASTPSAREENVYMAKLAEQAERYEEMVEFMEKVSASSEKSEELNVEERNLLSVAYKNVIGARRASWRIISSIEQKEESRGNEGHVSTIRDYRSKIETELSSICDGILKLLDSRLIPSASSGDSKVFYLKMKGDYHRYLAEFKTGAERKEAAESTLTAYKSAQDIANEELAPTHPIRLGLALNFSVFYYEILNSPDRACNLAKQAFDEAIAELDTLGEESYKDSTLIMQLLRDNLTLWTSDMPDDGADEIKEATKPDSEQQ; encoded by the exons ATGGCTTCCACTCCTTCAGCTCGCGAGGAGAACGTCTACATGGCCAAGCTTGCTGAGCAAGCTGAGCGTTACGAGGAGATGGTTGAGTTCATGGAAAAGGTTTCAGCTTCCTCTGAGAAATCTGAAGAGCTCAACGTAGAAGAACGTAACCTCCTCTCCGTTGCCTACAAGAATGTTATCGGGGCGCGTAGAGCCTCATGGCGTATAATATCCTCCATTGAACAGAAAGAGGAGAGCCGTGGAAACGAAGGCCACGTCTCTACGATCCGAGATTACCGTTCAAAGATCGAGACCGAGCTGTCCTCGATCTGTGACGGGATCTTGAAGCTGCTCGACTCTCGGCTCATTCCCTCGGCTTCATCTGGTGACTCcaaagttttttatttgaagatgAAAGGAGATTACCATAGGTACTTGGCCGAGTTCAAGACCGGAGCCGAGCGAAAAGAAGCCGCTGAGAGTACTCTCACTGCCTACAAATCGGCTCAG GATATTGCAAACGAAGAACTGGCTCCCACTCATCCAATTCGTCTAGGACTGGCTCTCAACTTCTCTGTGTTCTACTATGAGATTCTGAATTCTCCTGATCGCGCTTGCAATCTTGCCAAGCAG GCTTTTGACGAGGCAATTGCCGAGTTAGATACCCTTGGTGAAGAGTCATATAAGGACAGCACTCTGATCATGCAGCTACTCCGTGATAATCTCACACTCTGGACATCCGACATGCCG GATGATGGAGCTGATGAAATTAAAGAAGCCACCAAGCCTGACAGTGAACAGCAGTGA
- the LOC123205534 gene encoding VQ motif-containing protein 9-like, whose amino-acid sequence MDKICHSSSGDSSSNSICSNRDQYLKQLHKLSHKISKTNAIADPIIKKPTPTFDPNQNQNPQHQPPVYNINKNDFRDVVQKLTGSPAHDRFSTPPPIQQPKPPSSRLQRIRPPPLAHVSNRPPPMLPCAPPPIQAPNPTASNSFIPRSTAPLSPLPPLPAVHAAAESPVSAYMRYLKNSTSTVDPNSKPQLSGFSPLAPLVSPRWNNVTDTSHQQAIIPPPTAQQQMLQSQPQPQFQLPSSLLPFGCFNSPRSPYPLLSPSLLFSPTSGQLNFPLSPTVPVPSPTRRGL is encoded by the coding sequence ATGGATAAAATCTGTCATTCTTCTTCAGGTGACTCCAGTAGCAACTCCATTTGCAGCAATAGAGATCAATATCTCAAACAGCTCCATAAGCTTTCTCATAAGATCTCTAAAACCAACGCAATCGCCGATCCCATCATCAAGAAACCCACTCCCACTTTCGACccgaatcaaaatcaaaacccccAACATCAGCCACCGGTCTACAATATCAACAAGAACGATTTCAGAGATGTGGTTCAGAAACTCACTGGTTCACCCGCCCACGACCGCTTTTCAACTCCTCCGCCTATACAACAGCCTAAGCCTCCCAGTTCTCGTCTACAGCGCATCCGTCCTCCACCCCTCGCTCACGTTAGTAATCGGCCCCCTCCTATGCTACCCTGCGCACCTCCCCCGATTCAAGCACCCAACCCAACTGCCAGTAACAGCTTCATCCCACGGTCAACGGCCCCTTTATCGCCTCTCCCGCCTTTGCCAGCGGTGCACGCAGCGGCTGAATCTCCTGTTTCGGCTTACATGCGCTACCTGAAGAACTCGACTTCGACAGTCGATCCGAACTCAAAGCCACAACTCTCGGGATTCTCTCCTCTAGCTCCGTTAGTTTCGCCCCGATGGAACAACGTAACCGATACATCTCATCAGCAGGCGATCATTCCCCCGCCGACAGCGCAACAACAAATGCTACAATCACAGCCACAGCCGCAGTTTCAACTGCCATCTTCACTGCTACCATTCGGTTGCTTTAATTCACCGCGGTCACCCTACCCTTTACTCTCTCCTAGCTTGTTGTTCTCACCTACGTCGGGTCAGCTAAATTTTCCGCTTTCGCCGACGGTGCCCGTTCCCAGTCCTACAAGGAGAGGCCTttga
- the LOC123205514 gene encoding alcohol dehydrogenase-like 2: MESKNESSTAGKIIRCKAAIGRRPGEPLSIEEIEVDPPKAGEVRIKILCTSVCHTDIAFWKFTTGPAAIFPIIYGHEAVGLVESVGEYVEEVREGDLVVPVFRANCGECGECKSTKSNTCSKSGIPQGFMPRDGTSRFRDKNGEAVYSFLFVSSFTEYTVVDIVHVVKLNHEMPVDKACLLSCGVSTGFGAAYKLAAVEEGSTVAIFGLGVVGLAVAEGARLCKASKIIGIDINEEKFELGKKFGVTDFINPGALGDKTVSQVIKEMTGGGADYCFECIGLASVIEEAFSSSREGWGKTVILGMVMPGTPLSLSGFELLRGRSVCGSLFGGLKPKTDLPLLAQKYLNKELHLDDFITHQVSFIDINKAFELLLEGKSLRCIIWMDH; this comes from the exons ATGGAGAGCAAGAATGAATCATCAACTGCAGGAAAAATTATAAGATGCAAAG CTGCTATTGGGAGAAGACCTGGAGAACCACTCTCCATAGAGGAAATTGAAGTTGACCCTCCAAAAGCTGGGGAGGTTCGAATCAAGATTTTATGCACATCCGTCTGCCACACTGATATTGCCTTCTGGAAATTTACTACA GGGCCTGCTGCAATATTTCCCATAATTTATGGGCATGAAGCCGTTGG TCTTGTGGAGAGTGTAGGAGAATATGTAGAAGAAGTGAGGGAAGGGGACTTGGTTGTTCCTGTGTTTCGAGCAAACTGCGGAGAATGTGGAGAATGTAAGTCAACAAAAAGCAACACTTGCTCAAAATCTGGTATCCCCCAAGGATTCATGCCAAGGGATGGAACAAGCAGGTTTAGGGACAAGAATGGTGAGGCTGTGTATAGCTTTCTCTTTGTGTCCAGCTTCACCGAATACACAGTAGTAGACATCGTGCATGTCGTCAAATTAAATCACGAAATGCCAGTCGATAAGGCCTGCCTTCTCAGCTGTGGAGTGTCAACCG GGTTTGGAGCAGCATACAAGTTGGCAGCAGTGGAAGAGGGGTCCACTGTCGCAATCTTTGGCCTTGGGGTTGTTGGGCTTGCG GTTGCAGAGGGAGCGAGGTTATGCAAAGCTTCAAAGATAATAGGCATTgatataaatgaagaaaaatttgagCTAG GGAAAAAATTCGGAGTCACTGATTTCATCAACCCTGGAGCGTTGGGTGACAAAACAGTCAGCCAG GTTATTAAGGAGATGACAGGTGGGGGTGCCGACTATTGCTTTGAGTGCATTGGTTTAGCATCTGTAATAGAAGAAGCTTTCAGCAGTAGCAGAGAG GGTTGGGGTAAGACAGTGATACTGGGAATGGTGATGCCTGGGACGCCATTGTCATTGAGCGGCTTTGAGCTTCTTAGAGGCAGAAGTGTTTGTGGGTCTTTGTTCGGAGGGTTGAAGCCCAAAACTGACCTCCCACTTCTTGCCCAGAAATATCTaaacaag GAACTTCATCTGGATGATTTCATAACCCACCAAGTGAGTTTCATTGATATTAACAAAGCCTTTGAGTTGCTTTTGGAAGGGAAAAGTCTCCGTTGCATCATATGGATGGACCATTAA
- the LOC123205507 gene encoding cytochrome c oxidase subunit 6b-1-like, with protein sequence MAEAQNDKTPSLAEAYLLKEKDRKEDVTVITAEVKEVEAPVTADSKEFVTEIAEETPAVEENPKVTPAPTIEESAEITPSSEENSGKTAVTAAEGSSETDENLSDQEEAAEETPEIKLETAPADYRFPTTNQTRHCFTRYIEYHRCVAAKGEGATECDKFAKFYRSLCPGEWIEKWNEQRENGAFPGPL encoded by the exons ATGGCGGAAGCCCAAAACGACAAAACTCCGTCCCTAGCTGAG GCATATTTGTTGAAGGAAAAAGACAGGAAGGAAGATGTGACTGTTATAACTGCGGAAGTAAAAGAGGTTGAGGCCCCAGTGACAGCTGATTCTAAGGAATTTGTCACTGAGATAGCTGAGGAAACACCTGCTGTTGAAGAAAATCCAAAAGTCACCCCTGCTCCTACTATTGAAGAAAGTGCTGAAATCACTCCTTCTTCTGAGGAAAACAGTGGTAAAACTGCTGTAACTGCTGCTGAGGGAAGCAGCGAAACTGATGAAAACTTGAGTGATCAGGAGGAAGCTGCTGAAGAGACACCTGAGATAAAG TTGGAGACAGCACCTGCAGATTACCGATTCCCAACTACTAATCAAACAAGGCATTGCTTTACCCGTTATATTGAGTATCACCG GTGTGTAGCTGCCAAGGGAGAAGGTGCCACAGAGTGTGATAAGTTCGCAAAATTTTATCGTTCTCTTTGCCCTGGTGAATGG ATTGAGAAATGGAATGAGCAAAGGGAGAATGGCGCCTTCCCCGGTCCTCTGTAG
- the LOC123205515 gene encoding thylakoid lumenal 29 kDa protein, chloroplastic-like has translation MSVSFLSTLPSLVPIVSLSTSISTTRLSAHASNQVVIRCHKLETDVREIGFHRRDVLKYVGATIGMEIVASSGSFIEMASAADLIQRRQRSEFLSNVKETLLTALQGKQDLIPSVLTLALNDAMTYDKATKSGGANGSVRFSSEINRPENKGLSAALNLIEKAKKEIDSYSKGGPISFADLIQFSAQSALKATFLASAIRKCGGNEEKGRLLYTAYGSNGQWGLFDKQFGRTDTQEPDPEGRVPQWQKASVQEMKDKFSAIGFGPRQLAVMSAFLGPDQSATEALLATDPDVTPWVQKYQRSRETVSETDYEVDLITTLTKLSSLGQQINYEAYTYPVQKIELSKLKL, from the exons ATGAGTGTCTCCTTCCTCTCTACACTTCCTTCTCTGGTTCCCATTGTTTCTCTCAGCACTTCCATTTCCACTACCAGACTCTCTGCACATGCT aGTAATCAGGTTGTCATTCGTTGTCATAAACTAGAGACTGATGTTCGTGAGATTGGTTTCCACAGAAGAGATGTTCTCAAATACGTTGGTGCTACCATTGGCATG GAAATAGTAGCAAGCTCTGGATCATTCATTGAAATGGCAAGTGCTGCTGATTTGATACAACGGAGACAACGTTCTGAGTTTCTCT CTAATGTTAAGGAGACCCTCCTAACTGCACTACAG GGGAAACAAGATCTTATCCCTTCAGTTCTGACTTTGGCACTGAATGATGCCATGACATATGATAAG GCTACAAAATCTGGGGGTGCAAATGGATCTGTACGGTTCAG CTCAGAGATAAACAGACCTGAAAATAAGGGGCTTTCTGCTGCTCTGAATTTAATAGAGAAAGCGAAGAAGGAGATAGATTCATATTCCAAGGGTGGACCAATATCCTTCGCAGATCTGATTCAGTTTTCag CACAAAGTGCCCTTAAGGCTACATTTCTGGCATCTGCTATCCGTAAATGCGGAGGAAATGAAGAGAAAGGGAGGTTACTATACACTGCCTATGGTTCAAATGGACAG TGGGGCTTATTTGATAAGCAATTTGGAAGGACAGATACCCAGGAGCCAGATCCAGAGGGGAGGGTGCCCCAGTGGCAGAAAGCTTCTGTACAGGAAATGAAAGATAAGTTTTCAGCAATCGGCTTTGGTCCTCGCCAG CTGGCTGTTATGTCAGCATTCTTGGGTCCTGATCAATCAGCAACAGAGGCCTTATTAGCGACTGATCCAGATGTTACTCCATGGGTTCAGAAATACCAACGTAGTCGAGAAACAGTTTCTGAGACAGATTACGAG GTTGATCTGATAACAACTCTCACCAAGTTAAGTAGTTTGGGCCAACAAATCAACTATGAGGCCTACACATATCCTGTTCAGAAAATTGAATTGAGCAAACTCAAATTATAG